A region of the Pueribacillus theae genome:
GTGTCAGCTACGGCAACAATTCCGGCATAACGGCCGTCGATCGCCGCCAACATGGCCGTTTTTCCCTGCTTCTCTAATTCCTCCATTTTTGTCAGCTCAGCTTGCACGTTAATATCATGCTTTGCCATGAGCCTGCGTGTACCGATCAGTAAATCTTTCCCATTAACCGTCGCTTGTACTCCAAAACCGGGGATGGCTTCAAACGTTTCCGGTGCGGCCAGTTCAATTCCTTTATCTCGAATTCCTTCAACGATCGCTTGGGCGAGTGGGTGTTCTGAGTTTTTCTCTGCAGCTCCGACCAATGTTAGAAATTCAGTTTCATTTATACCTTCTGCCAAAATGACATCTGTTAACGAAGGTTTCCCATTAGTGACTGTACCGGTTTTATCCAAAATAATCGTATCTAATCGATGTGTCGTTTCGAGGTGTTCCCCGCCTTTAAATAGAATTCCAAATTCCGCGGCCCGGCCTGAACCAGCCATAATCGAAGTTGGTGTGGCCAAGCCAAGTGCACAAGGACAAGCAATCACTAAGACAGCAATAAACTTTTCAAGGGCTTCCGCAAATTCTCCGGGACTGACGGCAAAGTACCACACTAGGAAAGTGATAATCGCGATTCCAACTACAATTGGAACGAAAATACCCGAAATCACGTCTGCCATCCGTTGGATCGGTGCTTTGGAGCCTTGAGCTTCTTCAACTACTTTTATAATTTGAGCCAAAGCCGTATCTTTCCCAACTTTGGTTGCTTTAATTTTTAAGAAACCATTTTTATTTATGGTTGATCCAATGACGTTGTCTCCGATCGATTTATCGACCGGAACACTTTCCCCAGTCAACATGGATTCATCAAGCGCAGATTGGCCTTCAACAATTTCTCCATCAACCGGTACCTTTTCGCCCGGCTTTATATAAACAATATCGCCTTGTAAAACTTCTTCAATCGGAATGATCATCTCTTGGCCATTACGGGCAACCGTCGCATTTTTTGCTTGTAATCCCATAAGCTTTTTAATTGCTTCGGATGAACGGCCTTTCGCCTTCGCTTCAAATAGTTTCCCCAATATAATTAAAGTAATAAGAACCGCACTTGTTTCATAGTAGAGCTCGACCATATGGGCATTGGAGCCTATTGACCTAATACTTAGATAGAGGCTATAGAAATAGGCAGCGGAAGTACCTAACGCAACGAGTACATCCATGTTTGCACTTTTATTTCGTAATGCTTTAAATGCCCCAGCGTAGAATTGCCCGCCTACTATAAATTGAACAGGTGTGGCAAGCGCGAATTGGACCCAAGGGTTCATAAACATATCAGGTAGCCAAATAAAAGAAGTAAATTCAAAGTGGCTCACCATTGCCCATAACAACGGAAAGGACAAGATGAGAGAGAAAAGAAACTTCCCTTGCTGCTTTTCAATCTCCTTTTGCCTATGATCAACTTGGTCTCCCGCATTTTCCTGTTTTTGCTCTAAGGTGTAGCCAAGCTTTTTAATCGCCTCTTTCATGTCGGTAACGGATACCTGGTCAGGGTTATATTCCACAAGAACTGTTTCCAACGCAAAGTTGACGGTAGCCTGATTAACGCCATCCATCTTGTTGAGCCTTTTTTCAATTTTATTGGCGCATGCTGCACAGGTCATCCCGGAAATATCAAACTCCACTTTTTCGCTTACGATATGATAGCCTAGTGATTGGACTTTCTCCTTAAATTGTAATACGTTCGTTTTTTCCGGGTCATATTTAATTTGTGTTTTTTCAAGCGCAAAGTTCACATTTGCTTCTTCTACACCTTCAATTTTTTTTAACCCTTTTTCAATTCTGTTTGCACAAGCTGCACAGGTCATCCCTGTAATTTGTAGGGTAGTCTCCTTTTGGCTCATTTCTCTCACTCCAAACTTTTATATACGGTATAGGGGTACTATTTAATTAATAAATAGATCGTGCTTTACTAGAGCACGATCTATTTCATTTTTAGTTATTGTTATATTTTTGTGTTAATATTACCCCACTTCGTAACCTTGATCTTCGATCTCTTCTTTTATTCTTTCCAAGCTTACTGCGTCTGAATCAAAGGTAACATCCACTTTTCCTTCTTCTAAATTGACTTTAACAGATTGCACCCCGTTGAGCTTACCTACATTTCCTTCAATCGAATTAACACAATGCCCACAAGACATTCCTTGTACATTCAATGTTGTATGTTGCATAAAATAATTCCTCCTATAATTTTTAGTTGTAAATTTTACATTACCCGTGTAGGTAATTTTGGAACGTTTAAATTAAACTGGGGGAACAGTTTTTATTGTTTATATAAAGCAAGTATTCCTTTTTTCATACTCTTTAATCCTTGTATCAATCTTTGGTTTTGACGATGAACCTCTTTATATTATGGCAATTCATCTATCCACCTTTC
Encoded here:
- a CDS encoding heavy metal translocating P-type ATPase; translated protein: MSQKETTLQITGMTCAACANRIEKGLKKIEGVEEANVNFALEKTQIKYDPEKTNVLQFKEKVQSLGYHIVSEKVEFDISGMTCAACANKIEKRLNKMDGVNQATVNFALETVLVEYNPDQVSVTDMKEAIKKLGYTLEQKQENAGDQVDHRQKEIEKQQGKFLFSLILSFPLLWAMVSHFEFTSFIWLPDMFMNPWVQFALATPVQFIVGGQFYAGAFKALRNKSANMDVLVALGTSAAYFYSLYLSIRSIGSNAHMVELYYETSAVLITLIILGKLFEAKAKGRSSEAIKKLMGLQAKNATVARNGQEMIIPIEEVLQGDIVYIKPGEKVPVDGEIVEGQSALDESMLTGESVPVDKSIGDNVIGSTINKNGFLKIKATKVGKDTALAQIIKVVEEAQGSKAPIQRMADVISGIFVPIVVGIAIITFLVWYFAVSPGEFAEALEKFIAVLVIACPCALGLATPTSIMAGSGRAAEFGILFKGGEHLETTHRLDTIILDKTGTVTNGKPSLTDVILAEGINETEFLTLVGAAEKNSEHPLAQAIVEGIRDKGIELAAPETFEAIPGFGVQATVNGKDLLIGTRRLMAKHDINVQAELTKMEELEKQGKTAMLAAIDGRYAGIVAVADTIKETSKEAIARLQDMDLDVVMITGDNTQTAHAIAEQVGIKHVIAEVLPEGKAEEVKKLQKAGKKVAMVGDGINDAPALATADIGMAIGTGTDVAMEAADITLIRGDLNSIADAIFMSKKTITNIKQNLFWALAYNSLGIPIAAAGFLAPWLAGAAMAFSSVSVVLNALRLQRVKLKG
- the copZ gene encoding copper chaperone CopZ — protein: MQHTTLNVQGMSCGHCVNSIEGNVGKLNGVQSVKVNLEEGKVDVTFDSDAVSLERIKEEIEDQGYEVG